The Heliomicrobium gestii genome segment CGATTTGCCGATGCCCGGATCGCCGGCCAGCAGGGTGAGCGAACCGACGACCAACCCGCCGCCCAGCACGCGATCCAGTTCGGCGATGCCGGTGGAGAGACGGCTGTTCCCTTGCACCTCCGCCTGATCGATATGAATAGGGCCGCTTGACAGGGTCGCCCCGAAACGGTTGGCAAGGGACTTTTCCCCGCCTCCTTTGGCGACCTGTTCCTCGACAAAGGTGTTCCAGGCGCCGCAGCCGGGACAACGGCCCAACCACTTGAGCGATTCCTGGCCGCACTCTGAACAGAAAAAGCGGCTCTTTGCCTTTGCCATGCCTGCCTCCTGGTAAAATCGGGGTCTGTCTCCGCCGGTTGCGGCCATCGCCCGAGGCTTTTTTCTCTGTGTTACTCTTTCGGGAGATGCGGAAAAACCCCTGCCTGCCGGGCGAGAGAAAAAATGAACCCTCCGCGCCAAAAAGCACGGAGGGTTCTGATATGGGCCGTCACCTCTGGGGTACCGCCTCATCTCTCGTGAAAGCGTTTCAAAGCGACCCCAGCGTTGTCGTCGCAATGAAGGACGTTCCCGTCAGGCATTCTTTTTATCAAACCGGAGTTTGCCGTCGGCCACATCGACGGTGAACCGGTCGCCGGCTTGGAACTCACCCTTCAGCAGCGCCTCGGATACCTCGTCTTCGACGAGTCGCAGGATGGCCCGGCGCAGGGGACGGGCGCCGAAGGTCTCGTCAAAGCCGACCTTGGCCAGGTGATCCTGGGCCGCCTCGGTCACTTCCATCGATAAGCCGGTCTCGGCCAAGCGGCGGTTGACCTCGCCGAGCATCAGGTTGACGATCCGGCGGATGTCCTCGGCAGCCAGCGTATGGAAGACGATCGTCTCATCGATGCGGTTGAGGAACTCGGGCCGGAAGCTGCGCTTCAATTCCTCCATGACCCGTTTTTTCATGCCTTCATACTGGACTTCCCGCTCCTTGGCGCCCTGTTCCGTCGGCTTGAAGCCCATCACGCCGGAACGCTTGATCGTCTGGGCGCCCACGTTGGAGGTCATGATGATGACTGTGTTGCGAAAATCGACGGTCCGTCCCTTGCTGTCCGTGAGCCGCCCGTCTTCCAGCACCTGGAGCAGGATGTTGAAAACCTCGGGGTTGGCTTTTTCGATCTCGTCGAGGAGGATGACGCTGTAGGGGCGGCGGCGAACCGCCTCGGTCAATTGGCCGCCCTCGTCATGGCCGATGTAGCCGGGCGGCGCGCCGACGAGCCGCGATACGGAGTGCTTTTCCATGTACTCGGACATGTCGATGCGGACCATGGCGTCTTCCTGCCCGAAAAGGGCTTCGGCCAGCGCGCGGGCCAGTTCCGTTTTGCCGACGCCGGTGGGGCCGAGGAAGACAAAGGAACCGATGGGTCGCTTGGGATCTTTCAGGCCCGCCCGGGCGCGGCGCACGGCCCGGGAGACGGCGGCCACCGCTTCATCCTGGCCGATGACGCGACGATGGAGCTCCTCTTCCAGCTTCAAGAGGCGTGCGCTCTCCGTCTCGGCCAACCGGGTGACAGGAACGCCGGTCCAACTGGAGACGATCTGGGCGATGTCTTCCTCACGAACGACCGTGTTGGCGCTGCCCCGGGTGTGCTCCCAATCGGTCTTCTGCTTTTCCAGTTCACCGCGCATCTGCATCTCCTGGTCGCGCAACTGGGCGGCTTTTTCAAACTCCTGGGCGAGGACGGCGGCTTCCTTCTCCTTGCGCAGCCCCTCCAGGCGCGCCTCCAGTTCTTTCATATCGGGCGGCGCTGTAAAGGTCTGCAGGCGCACCCGGGAAGCGGCCTCATCAATCAGGTCGATGGCCTTGTCAGGGAGGAAGCGATCCGAGATGTAGCGGTCTGACAGTCGCACGGCGGCGTCGATGGCTTCGTCGGTGATCTTCACCCGGTGGTGGGCTTCATAGCGGTCGCGCAAGCCTTTAAGGATGGCGACCGCCTCTTCCCGCTTCGGCTCGCCAACGGTGATCGGCTGGAAGCGGCGCTCCAGGGCGGGGTCGCGCTCGATGTGCTTGCGGTACTCGTCCAGGGTGGTGGCGCCGATGCACTGCAACTCCCCCCGGGCCAGGGCCGGTTTGAGGATGTTGGCGGCGTCGATGGCGCCTTCGGCGGCGCCGGCGCCGATCAGGGTGTGCAGTTCGTCGATGAAGAGGATCACGTTGCCCGCCTGGCGGATCTCATCCATCACTTTTTTTAGCCGTTCCTCGAATTCGCCGCGGTATTTGGAGCCGGCGACGACAGAAGAGAGGTCGAGGGTGACGACCCGTTTGCCCGTCAGCGTCTCGGGCACCTTGCCGTCAACGATACGCTGGGCCAGCCCTTCGGCGACGGCCGTTTTGCCGACGCCGGGCTCACCGATGAGTACGGGGTTGTTCTTCGTGCGCCGCGAGAGGATCTGGACGACCCGCTCGATCTCGCTCTCCCGGCCGATGACGGGATCGAGTTTACCCTCCCGGGCCGACTGGGTCAGATCGCGGCCGAACTCGTTCAAGGTCGGCGTCTTGCGGTCCTGTTCCGTGGCGGCGGCGGCGCCGTTCCCGTTTGGCGTCGCCTGGGGTCCGCCCAACAGGGCGATCACCTGAGCGCGCACCTTATCCAGGGTGAGCCCCAGTTCGGCGAGGACCCGGGCGGCCACACCCTCGCCTTCGCGGATGAGACCGAGCAGGATATGCTCGGTGCCCACATAGTTGACGCCCTGGCGGCGGCCCTCTTCGTTGGCCAGTTCCAAGGCCCGCTTCGCCCGCGGCGTCAGCCCAATCTCTGTCGGTTCGCCGGCGCCTTCGCCGACCAATTGGATCACCTGGCGGCGAACCTGGTCCAGGTCCAGGTGCATGCTGAGCAGCGCCTTCGCCCCAATGCCCTCGCCTTCCCGGATCAGGCCGAGCAGCAGGTGTTCTGATCCGACAGCCGGGTGTTTCAGTGCCATCGCTTCTTCTTTGGCTAAGAGGAGCACCTTTTGCGCTCGCTCTGTAAATCGTCCCATCATGGGGAACACTCCTCCTTCCTTTGCCTACCCGTCGAGGCTGAACCGCTCCCGGATCAGGGAGGCCCGCTGCACGTCCCGCTCAAAGGGGCTCAATTCCCTCCCGGCCAGCTTTTGCAAAAAGGCGGGGCGGGTCAGGACGAGCATCTCGTTGAGCACCCGCGGCGAAACACCCTGGATGATCCCCAGGTCGATGCCGAGGCGCACGTTGGACAAGAGCGTCATGGCCTCCTGGGAGTTGATGATGCGGGCGCTGGTCAAGGCGCCGTAAGCGCGGCAAACGCGATCCTCCAGTTGGGGGTTCGTCTCTTTGAGCAGCACCTGGCGGGCCATCCGCTCATGGTCGATGAGTTGGGTCGCGACGACGACCAGGTTGGCGATGATCTCCTCTTCAGAACGGCCCAGGGTGACCTGGTTGGAGATCTGAAAGAGATTGCCCGTGGCATCGGTGCCCTCACCATAGAGGCCGCGCACGGTCATCCCAATCTGGGAGAGCGAGGCGAGCACGCGGGAGGCCTGGTTGGTGAGCACGAGCGCCGGCAGGTGCATCATCACCGAGGCGCGCAGGCCGGTGCCCACATTGGTGGGGCAGGCGGTCAGGTAGCCCAGCTTTTCGTCAAAGGCAAAATCCAGCTTCGACTCGAGGAGGTCGTCGATCCGGCTGGCCAGTTCCCAGGCTTCTTCGAGCTGCAACCCCGGGAAGAGACACTGGATCCGCAGGTGATCCTCTTCATTGATCAGCACCGATACAGCTTCAT includes the following:
- a CDS encoding ATP-dependent Clp protease ATP-binding subunit; this translates as MMGRFTERAQKVLLLAKEEAMALKHPAVGSEHLLLGLIREGEGIGAKALLSMHLDLDQVRRQVIQLVGEGAGEPTEIGLTPRAKRALELANEEGRRQGVNYVGTEHILLGLIREGEGVAARVLAELGLTLDKVRAQVIALLGGPQATPNGNGAAAATEQDRKTPTLNEFGRDLTQSAREGKLDPVIGRESEIERVVQILSRRTKNNPVLIGEPGVGKTAVAEGLAQRIVDGKVPETLTGKRVVTLDLSSVVAGSKYRGEFEERLKKVMDEIRQAGNVILFIDELHTLIGAGAAEGAIDAANILKPALARGELQCIGATTLDEYRKHIERDPALERRFQPITVGEPKREEAVAILKGLRDRYEAHHRVKITDEAIDAAVRLSDRYISDRFLPDKAIDLIDEAASRVRLQTFTAPPDMKELEARLEGLRKEKEAAVLAQEFEKAAQLRDQEMQMRGELEKQKTDWEHTRGSANTVVREEDIAQIVSSWTGVPVTRLAETESARLLKLEEELHRRVIGQDEAVAAVSRAVRRARAGLKDPKRPIGSFVFLGPTGVGKTELARALAEALFGQEDAMVRIDMSEYMEKHSVSRLVGAPPGYIGHDEGGQLTEAVRRRPYSVILLDEIEKANPEVFNILLQVLEDGRLTDSKGRTVDFRNTVIIMTSNVGAQTIKRSGVMGFKPTEQGAKEREVQYEGMKKRVMEELKRSFRPEFLNRIDETIVFHTLAAEDIRRIVNLMLGEVNRRLAETGLSMEVTEAAQDHLAKVGFDETFGARPLRRAILRLVEDEVSEALLKGEFQAGDRFTVDVADGKLRFDKKNA
- a CDS encoding protein arginine kinase translates to MRDRFVNQALTKWMEGTGKESEIVISSRVRLARNLCNIPFPNVASKAQAQAIVGQVEAAIKDAEIEETAGDLIFVNLEALEPLDRAVLVDKHLISPQHAEEASGKGLILRADEAVSVLINEEDHLRIQCLFPGLQLEEAWELASRIDDLLESKLDFAFDEKLGYLTACPTNVGTGLRASVMMHLPALVLTNQASRVLASLSQIGMTVRGLYGEGTDATGNLFQISNQVTLGRSEEEIIANLVVVATQLIDHERMARQVLLKETNPQLEDRVCRAYGALTSARIINSQEAMTLLSNVRLGIDLGIIQGVSPRVLNEMLVLTRPAFLQKLAGRELSPFERDVQRASLIRERFSLDG